Genomic window (Oryza sativa Japonica Group chromosome 3, ASM3414082v1):
TCTCAGGTTGATTCTATGGTCCTAGACAATTACGTAGTATAAGCATGCATAACTAAACATAATATCGGAAGTAACACAAGTTTGATAAGAACACTGAAACTCGGGATAGACTTACTTCTCTATGATCTTCCTGTGGACTTTGGCTGCATTGGAAAATAAAAGGTAACAACTCAGGCCATTCTCCTGCAGGGACAGCGTACTTAGCTATAATACTCACAACATTTGCGCTAGCTCGTCTTACAAGATGGCTGCATAAAAGTAAGATTCAGTCTCTAACAGAAGTACATGTCAAAATACGATGTAGTTTGAATTGTACAAGTAAACAGCATTTGCACCAAATGGAAGGGATTCTAGCTTGCTAAGGAGGCTCTTTTAAATTTATCTACTTGGTTACATAAAGCTTTGATTGGTTCAGGTTGTGCTACATGACTTTAATATTTCAGTTGAAATTTCTAATAAACACCACTACAGATAAATAGAAATAGATGCTCATAAAGTCATCACATAACAACAGTAGCATTTTTAAGTTTGGGTCATGAATTCAACAGATAAAGACATCGCCATATAGCAACTAAAAAGTAACAGTATAACAGAAATCATTTTTTGTAGATTGAAACAATAAGAAAATGAACCTTGAACCATCATAAAAAGGTAATCCTGCATACTAGGTATTTCTATCAACataattttcaatttagtaGGATACAAATAGACAATTTCAACCAACTGAGCATATGAAATCACACTATATTGACTTCTTTTATGACATGCCCTCTAATGATTCAGTTGTTTCCAGATGAACAAACCCAACCATCAGTATCTCCAACAAAGCTCAGTCTTGGAGATGCATATCAATACAACACTATCCAAGGAAGAACAACGGTTGAGCAACCAACTTCCTTATACAGGCATGTGTACAACAGTCATCTTCATCCACCTTACATTTCGATAGCATTAACATATTAAATCGTAATTGCTAACCTGTGGATTGGCCAATACTTCACAGGCACGAGCTGTTCAGCATTTGCACATCAGTTTAAGTCTCATCCAACCCAAcaggatttaaaaaaaaaattcccaatTCCGGGAAGCGGAGAAGATGCGGGCGGCAGCGGTTGGGAAAAGTGGTTAGAGAAGGACCTGTGGTCGATGGTGATGGAGTCGATGAGGGCTTGCTTGAGGGAGGCCTTGGCGTGCGGCGGAAGCTTCGGCCAGTGCGAGGTGATCTTCTTGCGGAGGAGCACCGCAGCGAGCTGCCGGACGTTGGGGGTCTTGGCGGTGCGGAGGTGGTGGACGAGCGCCGGCACCACCTGCGGGTCCCGCGCCAGCCGCCGGATCTGCTcctccgcctgccgccgcgcgtcgTTGTCGGGCATCAGGAACTGGATCAACAGGAGCTCCAGCGACTGCGCCATCCCTCCCtgttgccggcggcgggggtggaggCGAGAGGGCCAAAAACCCTACCGATTGATTCGAGAGGAGGCGTGGTTTGCTCGGGTTTCGGTGTGGCGGCGCGCGTGGGGGGCGGGAGTGGGCTTAATACTACTAGCTGGGAATATGCTCTTTTCGTTTATTTCTCTCCTGATGAAAACACGATTTTTTTATCTGGCTGAACCAGGTATTGGAATGGGCTGGGCTGGAATTGAACTCTAGTTTGGACCAATTTTATCCAAATAGACTCCGAAGTCTAATTCTATTGTTCTTACTACTGGACTacggctcccatcggatggcctaatcaaccaaagaaaaagctcaaatttaaattttcaaatttaattttgagattgattttgagatattttcaacgtagtttctttttcagcattggtttttaagtcacaaagaacacatatataaaagttttacctataaatttatttttaggggAAAAGCCAAACGATGGTGCCTGTACGGTTGGTTATGTAGCAACAAACAGCTGATAAAAATAAGGAAACgttagtttttttataaacttctttcttctaattcattttctaaatCATATAACTACATATTCTCAAAATTTAGCTGAGAATCTAGGCGAGCTGAAGATTTTGAACTAGACCTACAGCACATGCTCTAGCTAAGGCGTCACATCAAAGGAAGAATTTACACGaagattatattattttttttagaatatcaTATAAAATTCGTGCGTAACAATGAATTCTTCAAACTGGACTTCAGACTTTTTTATCGATAaactgtaaaaagaaaaaactcaaaCTAGTGTTAGTCTGTTAGATATGGGTCCTTCTCAGGTTTCCCTTACCGTCGGTAACCGCGGGGTACGATAATGGTTACTAGCGGTAGAGTTTGGGGAATTTTTTTACCAAattcaaagtttttttaaaaaaacatgaatgTAGTTCTTGATTTTTAGTGGCAGGTGGTgaagaatttttatttttgaaaaagagtaatataaaatcaaatttgaGGGAAAAACTAATAATAAATTAGGAAATGGAAATAACAAAAACTATTGGTACTTAAGTTGCACTGTGCAACTAGTCCGTTAAGACCCGTTAGAGAAAAATATCTCCATAATATAGGAAATGTCATGCcgaatttttatattttacatTTAAACGTTAGGTTTGCAGTTATCCTATATATTATTCTAACTATCCCTAATCTATACATTTAAGtagttttccaaaaaaaaaagcattgttCTGTGTTCAGCTACACAATTAATGTTACCACACAAGTATCGCAGTTACCGCATCAAACCATGCAGTAATCGTGACCAAACCACCgttttttaattcaaatgtTTACCGGCAAAAATCACACGGTTTTCAACGGTTAGCGCGGTAACCGTCTTACTGCAGAAGGCGTGCGCCAACTCCCTCCAAACAGTAAGGGGAACCGAAACCCTGGTCCTTCTAACCAACTCTATACAATTGtactatcaaaatattttaCTCACTTGACCCACGGATACCAGTTTCCACTGTAAAACTGGCAAGCATTTTAGATAATCTTTTGAGTGATCCATAAATTGAAACAAAAGAATATATCAGTTTAACTGATTTCACATCGGACACCTTGACGATTGGGTGTTGTTTGAATTTGACAAAAGACGTGAAGAATTCTCATCAATAAAAGGTAGTTCATGACCACTCGCTCTCCAGGAACAGGAGTCCAGGTCGAACTAAAAAGGAGACTGCACGGTGTTCTTTCCTAAACGTTAACAATGACATTGCAAACATAAACATAATCTCACCAATATAGTAATTGCAAGTTGAACAGTACACACAGCTCACCTTGTTACAGCTTCCGGTACCCAGCAGCACAGCTCGCGCTGTCACCTAACATCAGGCAAGGGGCTCGTCACGTATAGGGTGTGTTTACTTCATGAAAAAAGTTATAAGTTTAAAGAAAGTTAGGAGTttgtaaaaaaagttaaaattttatatgtgtagaaaagtttttatGTAATATGATGTGATACAAAGTTAGGAATAGGGGgcaaactaaacacggccatattACTCCAATTTAGTTGCAGCTTTCAGTACCAGCAGCACAGGTTGCACAGCTCACTTCTGTCACCCTACCATCATGCAAATCGCAAAGGTTCTGATTTCTCAAGGTTTACCAACCTGCCATCTCCCATGAGCTGTTTTCCGACGAGTACGGAAGTACGGGCTGCCGCGGGCTGCGACGTGCACCCGTTAGATGGGCTCGACGTGCCCATGTATCCCCCGGctcgcgacgccgccgcggcccaccCACGATTCGCAGGGGCGGAAATCCACACGGAAAACCCCGTCAAAATAGGCCCATCCGCCGAGACGATCATGCAGGCGAGGCGACGaccaccccccacccccacgcCGCTGCCGCGTGCCGCCGCGCTTTTTATACGAGTTCCAGCTCCGCCGCGAGTCCGcgactgctgctgctactgctactacCCTAgcctagtagtagtactactactgctactTCTTCCCCGGTCGCGGCCGCCTGCCTGCCTGACATCGCTTCGCGTGCCAAAGCCGACGCGCGCAAAAGCAACCAAAAGCGAAAGCAAGACCACCGCCTGCTTGCTGCTCGGTCTCTCACTCTCACGgtctcacctcctcctcctcctcaaagcCAGCCATTCGTCTCCTCGTCTCGTTTCGTTTCGCTTCATCTCGTCATCGATGCGCTCCCCTAGAATGAGAGAAACCTAGGACTAGTACTGCGTCACCATAGAAGGCGAATCACTACTCTGCCCCGGATCGACCACCCACGCCGCCGTGATTGGGAGAGGAGACGGACGCGCATGCCGCCGCAGCAGGGGGAGTGCTGCCGCCACGGCTGGCTCGGCGTGGGGGAGgccgcggtgggcggcggcggggaggagccgTTCTACGTGCCGCTGCGCAAGCGGCTGTCGGTGGACGGCAAGGCATCCACGGCGCCGCGGATATGCATCTGGGAgtgcgacggcgaggccggggACATCACCTGCGacatcgtcgccgcgccgctccgccgcagcTGCAGCGCCAaggcaatgccgccgccggccccgctCTTCCGGAtgatgacgccgccgccgccgaggccgcagAGAGGGGACGGGGAGGAGGCCAGGAGGCCCGGGGAGGCCATCCGCAAGGGGCACCGGAGCTACAGCCTCATGCTCAACCTGCAGCTTGGCATAAGGTGATACCAATTGCTCCATCCCTTTCTGCTCCTCCTCCTAATTCCTCAAACACTCTGTCCCaatgtttggtttggttttgttCTCCGTGCTGAGCTGCAGCTATTCGGTGGGGAAGTCGTCGGCGCTGCCGTTCCAGAAGCTCGCCGCGTCGGACTTCGACCCGCGGGAGAAGGTATGGACACGGTTCCCGCCGGAGGGGTCCAAGTTCACGCCGCCGCATCACTCGGTGGATTTCCGGTGGAAGGACTACTGCCCTGCCGTCTTCAGGTGCCACATTGCGTCCTAATCCATGAACTCGGAGAGGAATTCGTTGATTTCTTGGCTTCTAGAGTGATGTGATTGTTGGGCATACTGCTGCTGAGTGATGCCAGGCACCTGAGGAAGCTGTTCGGGGTGGACCCTGCGGAGTACATGCTCGCCATCTGCGGCAACGACACGCTCCGGGAGCTGGCGTCCCCGGGCAAGAGCGGGAGCTGCTTCTTCATCACGCAGGACGATCGGTTCATGATTAAAACCGTGAAAAAGTCCGAAGTGAAGGTCAGTTCATGTTCATCTTTGAGATAACTAGGCAGTTGTGGGCATCCTCCACCTTGTATTGTCGTGGACTTTTAACCGGCTTTGCCTTTAGCTTCCTTACTGGACTAGTCACGTTTTAATTGCATTCTTCAGTTAACTTTCTACTAGTTATGTACCTGGAAGCATCACATCATGGTCATTTCAAACTGCTTAAACGATCCTTTTCTATTTCATTTTGCAACAGATGTCTATTTCCTATACCAAGATGGTTAGAATTATTGCATATTTTATTATCCACCTAAAGGAGTTATTCcataatataaattataaatccAGGTTaatacattatctaaaaaaatatgggtCAATAATGTAAAGGGGCACATACTAGTATCACATGGTGAGTAGTGTTGTCTTACTCGTAAACATATTGGTCCACAGGTTCTTATCCGGATGTTGCGGAGTTACTACGAACATGTTCGTCAGTATAAGTCCACTTTACTAACAAGGTTTTATGGCACACATTGCATTAAGCAAGCTGGCTGCCCCAAGGTAAGCGACAATTACATGTGGATACATAACTCATTTTAACTCTGTTAACTGTTGTTATGTTTGAATGTACATTATTTCCTCCCTAAACTTATGTCAGCGTATACAACTAGGTCCGGTTCATTATAATGGGCAATTTTTGCTGTTCGGAATATAAGATCCATAGGCGTTTTGATCTGAAAGGTTCCTCACATGGTCGGACTATCGACAAAACAGAGCGCAAGATTGATGAAACCACTACTCTCAAGGACCTCGACCTTCAGTATGCATTTCGGTTGCAGAGATTTTGGTACGAGGAGCTTATGAAGTGAGTTTCCTGCTATGTTAACACAAATATATTGTCTGCAATTTCATTTGAATTGAGATACTAATTGTAGGTCTGATCCTTCATGTCACATAGGCAAATTCAGATGGACTGCACATTCTTGGAGACACAGGGCATTATGGACTATAGCCTATTGTTAGGAGTTCACTTTCGTAATGATTACTCAGTGTCTAAAATAGGCATATCTCAGCACATAGCTTTCCCAAGTAAGTTATAGCACGGGTTGCTGTTGGTGTTTACAAAATCTGGCTTATGAACCCAGCTGATAATTCACCAGCTTTGATCTAATCTTAGCTGCATCCCTGATCAGAATCTACTGGCAAAAGAAAATCATTTGAAGGTGGAAGCAGTTTTTGTGAGCTCTGCTTTGTGGAATCAGGTTGCAAAGACAGAGATTTGATAGACTCTCGGTAACTCCTCACTTCTTACTTTTCTTGTGACCGTTTGCGGTCTAATGTGTGCATTCCAGGAATAGTTGAAATACCTTTTAAGCTGTTCTGTAATAATCAATCCAAATCAGTTACAGCTTGGTAGATCACCTTAAACAGAACAATGTGACATCTATTGCCCTTTTCAGGTTCTAGTAATCCTTCACATATTGTCAAATATattttcaatatatttttaattattaaaagcTACTCTGTTCTTCTGGTAACTTCTGACTGTAGCTCATTAGTTGTTTGTATGCATCTTGACAATTTTGTAGCATAAGTGGAGTTATTTAATCTGTCGTTGACAAGTAGTTCATGCTCCTACTTTAGTTTGGGACATAATGCTAATCTCCACCAGTGTAAGGTACTTTTTTTCTGTTGCATTTTTCTAAGGTAATTTTGTGTTTTCTCATCATGATACCTACTTTGTTGCTCCCTTCGTAGACAACAACGAAGAAGCATCATGGGGCCTTGCTTGTTTGTTTAAGTGAAATGTTTATATAAAGAGAGTGAATAATATATGGAACTTTAGTTATTGCATCTCATGATCTGAATATcaaatatagaaactttttatccGTTGGGCTAATGCAACCTCTGCCTTCTCATATCAGGAAGCCATTCATCCAGTTGGGAATTAACATGCCTGCCCAGGCAGAGCGCagctcaaaaaaaatattagataatTTTCTCCTAAATGAAAGACACTTGTTCATAACCCCACCAAGTGGAGGATCATGTGATGTCTACCTCTTCTTTGGGATAATCGACATTCTTCAGGACTATGATATAACGAAGAAATTGGAACATGCCTACAAGTCCTTCCAGGTCAACCCTGACTACATTTCTGCTGTAGACCCAAAGCTATACTCGAGAAGGTTTCAGGATTTCATCCGCAGGGTGTTCATAAAAGAGCAGTAAGAAAAAGTCATTGGGTTCAATGGTAACTATCCCACTGACTTCTTACATCATGAGATCCATTGGTGAAGTTTAGGCTATGATCGTATTGCCAATCCCGAGCATGCCTGAAACAGTGAAAACCGCAAATGATGGTTGGTTTTACCATACGCACAGTATTCTGAATAATTGGGGTCAACGAGCTCCGCCGACACGCATGCTAATATCGGATGGATGGGAGCTAAAACTATGTATAGCTCGGCCTTTTGGAAGACCTGTAAACCGTAAGTGTCGAACTCCATGATTGCAAAGCTAGTTAGTTCTTCCATACCACTTTTTTTCATTTCCTTTTTGTGTTCTTTCTTTGGCATCTCCCCAAGAATCTGAAGTTTTTATTTGCTTCTTGGGGTGCTGTGCTGAATAGCATGATCTTCCAATGGAGTGACCCGATGGAAATCAGCTATTTGTACATGTACATATTTGTCGTGTATCAGACAAATTATTACTATTTACAAACTGGTGCATCCTGTCAAAATCTAAAAAAGAACGAGGATGTCCATCTTGCCTTCGATAATATTTGCATCCTACCTTTTGCTTGCAGATGACAATTTCCTTGGCAGAGCTGTATGGCTGGGTTTTCAAGTAATGTCATGTTCATAGttcagaaaaggaaaagaagttgTTTGCTGTAGACATTGTTGCCTTCTTTGCAAGCATTTGCAGCTTATCTTTCGCTCGTGCCTGCCTGGTGTGACCACAGTCGAGAGAAGGCAGTGTCAATGTGTCACTTGTACAGTTGTAGTACTCCTCCACCATTGGCCTTGTGAACTGAAGGTAGAAATAAAGCGGAAGGGAGGCGACAGGCATCAAAAGGAGAGAAAGCAGGTGCAGGGAAGATGCTGGGACAGATCTGGTCTGCTCCTGTGACTTGTGTCTAAACATTTTTCTCTCCTGTCCTTCTCTCTGCATTACCTGGCCTTTTCTCGGCTCTACTTTGTTTCCCATGCCAAGGCCTCTAGTCCATTTCTCCTTCTCCATCCTGTGCTCTTTTTTTgcatgctttgctttgctttgctttggcCTGGAGTCATGCATGACTGGTAGGAGCAGACCAGGTGAGAAGAAATTCAGAAATTACGGGGCTGAAGTGTGATGCATGCTGCTTTCACGCATGACTCATCAGATGCAGCAATGCATGACTGATCTGACTCTATTGTGGCTGTAAAATAGGATGGGTACTAATTGGGTAAATACTAAGGCtctgtttagatctaaagtttggatccaaacttcactccttttccatcacattaatctgttatacacacacaacttttcagtcacatcatctccaatttcaactaaaatctaaactttgcgctgaactaaacacagcctaagtgatTGTTTCTTTTTACAATTGCCATTACCTGTTGATGTGGAGTATATTTGGTGCATTCACGCCTGTGTTTCTTTGTATGGTATTTCCTGTCTCAGTGTTTGTTCTGTGGGGCTAACGGTTGATGGACCAGTGTTGATCGGCTCTGAGAGTCTCTGAGATGAGACTGTCGCCATGGTCAAAAAGAATTTAACTCGTATATCAAGGTTGGATCTCTCTTGCTCAGAAAAAAAGCATAATCTATCTTTAACCTTTATGACTGCGCATCTGCTGTTACTCTGGAGTTGAAAACAATTCACGGTTTGGGCAAGTgctgttaatattttttttcttcaaaaccaTAGAGCGTAATTCCTccttttcacaatgtaagactttctagcattgcccatattcatatagatattaatggatctagactttctagtattgtccacattcatatagatattatgaaacggagggagtagctttatAAACTAGTTACCAAATCTCTTTCTACAATGGATACATGAAGATGACGGATAAGTATGTGCAGAAAACTACTATCAGAATTTCATTGCTTTatcatatactccatccgtttcatattataagactttctagcattgctcatatttatttagaagttaatgaatctaaatatatatatatatgcctagattcattaacatctatatgaataaaaagtcttacattgtgaaacggaggaagtaggagtATCTTAGAAACTATCTAGTGTCCAAGAATATCCTTTAAGATAACATgctgatgttttttttaagataatggataaTCCAGCCTTTTCACCACGTTAATGTGTCTAGataggtgtttttttttacaatttattgaatatttttaaattctcaAATATAGAAAGCCCTCcgaaaacttattttcaaatttaaacctTTTACTCACAGCATCCTGCTTGGCATGACGGGATAACACTGTCATGCTATAAGCAATGGGCATGTCACTGTTCTCCTGTCATTCTAGTCTATCTGTCGTGACAAAACCCTCGCTACGTTGTTCTAATTGGCTTGGCAAAACCGTGGTCAAATTAGTTTGAGTTAGATTGAGATAGCTCACTCAACCGTACAGTTTTACAAATAAAGTTtggggcaattgcaaatttaccactactttaaatcgttattgcaaaactgccactagaaaattgcaaaaataccattagaactgtcattcgagtggcatccttgcaatattgaaaaaaccggtggcaaatttgcaaatgccccatAAAGTTTTTGGAGGggttcactggtggagaaaccatctttggtcggtcgaccaaattccacaatagtcccggatgcaataaaaaccgggactaaagatcatttttagtcccggttaaaaaaaattttatctaccaaccgggactaaagatcatttttagtcccggttcaaagaaGTTGGTGGGTCGAGTCAGGCTCCAattacaaccgggactaaagatctatttttagttctGGTTGTTTATACAAACCGGGACAAAAATGAACTGCCGAGCCGCGCGCATGCCGCTACCCTCTCCTCGGTACCCGGTAcccctccctttttttctctccttcatTAAGACTCCCTCTCCTCTTCCATTGTTTCCTCGGTATCCCAGCCTCCTCTCCTtcatctccccttcctcccccttcccctctcctccgattcccctccccgcctcctccgatTCTTCCCCTCTCTGCtgcgggccgggcggcggcgacggaggtagcCGGCCACACAGcaggcggccgtgcggcggacgggtggcggcggccggtcgggcGGCGGAGCGAGCTGGCCGCGCGACAGGTGGCCGTGCGGCGGACGGGGGGCGGCGGCCGTCCGGGAGCCGgtcgggcggcgacggccgtgcggcggtggcggagcgaggcggccgcgcggcaggcggccgtgcggcggccggtggggccGCGCCCCTCGACAgcgggcaggcggccggcggggccgcagGTGGCGACCGGTGGGGCTGCGCCCAGCAACGGCGGGCAGGGGGccgacggcagcggcagcccgtattgttttttttaattatttgtgATTTCACTGATGTACTTTTGGATGGATAATTTTGTGATTCGTTGCACATTTgtatggatctgtgatgtatttgatttgtttgtaatttttataggatttgtgatgtatttgatttatgtgtataagtaactttgatttgtgatgtagatttgagatgttactttgatttctGGAttgggggtttgatttgggatatgtatcccatttgatttgggagaaaataaaaaagaaaaaaaaaaaaaaggggaccaTCTCACTGCCGcaaccctctctttagtcccggttgataacaccaaccgggactaaagatcccctctctttagtcccggttggtgttactaaccgggactaaagatcgatttttagtcccgggtatttgaaccgggactaaagatagcgatctttagtcccggattggtagtcccggtttgaaaaccaggactatagggggttgcgaaccgggactaaaaagcacttctccaccagtggttatttttaaaaattatttttaaaaaagaggtttagatttattttaaaaaaactgtaGGGTTAAGGGCTTCCTCACCCTTTTTTATCTTAGTGCTTGTCTTAGATTATGGGCCTTAGTCCAacctatatttttaaaaataatgtttGTTAATTTCTTGGAATTTGGTTGTCTCAGGTTTACTAGACCTAACATGATCCAAGTTTGATGAAACGAATTGTACAACAAGCAATATCGTCTGAACTACTACGGGTGACAAGCGATCGTGgaaaaataaatgaagcaacaaaaaattatttataggtaagaattttatatttgttttcttaATACAGAGGGGAACATCAGTAAAGGGAAAGAAAACCATAGCCTGAACTCAAATAGTCTTAGGCCCTATTTGGCACATCTCCAGTTCTAGCTCCACCTATTCTGTAGCTGGAGCCCAACCAAATAGTTTTAACTTCACCTTAAACGGGAGTAAAGCTGGGTGAGACGCTCTCACAAAAATGATCTATAGGAGCGGAGCTAGGGGTTAGGCTGCTCCACAACCACAACTACATTTTAGACTCAACTCTttaagctaaatttaggagtaagctaaatttaggagttggagttaTACCAAACAAGTCCTTACAATTACACCTCGTAACGACCCCACCTTACTTAGTAAGGACCGGTGACCTAGCGAGCAAATCACGGAGCGTAGAAGCTTAGCCAAacaccaaagtgcaattcacGGAGCAAAtcactttttatatttttgttattgGAGGTTTTGGAGGTTTAGAAACcaatattggaaaaatataaTGTGATGAAGAAGTCCAAAATTAACACTAAAAATTAAGTTTGTACCGTCTGAGCTTGATGCATCACGGCATGCTTTCCATGTGGATGACATCCGAAAGTTTTTTAACAGTCATAGGTCTTTGATGCGTGGAGAATCGTAATGTGTGGGACGCGCTGTCAATGATACCAAGGCATGCTAAACTAATATTTTGGTATAGATAGAACATTTTGGAAATCTTCTGCAACCAGTCATGTATAAGGGTTCCGTTATACTTACTCCCTCTTTCTCACAAACCAATCTCGTACAAAATGTCACACAAACCAATCTCgtacaaaatataatatattttagtatAACAAATCTACTCCAGAGAAGACATAAGGATGTCCGGTGTCCAAATTCATCGTACGAGAATGTATCCCATCTTATACgagattgatttattttgtaACGGAGGGAGCAGAAATTATCAGTAGCATATAAGTATTGAAGAATGGACTATTGTTTTGTACTTTCGTATCACCACACTTACTCCGCAGGTTTAGAAATTCTCCCGttaataaataaaacaaaacataAACTGCAAAGATGATTTTGTTCAAAATACGATTGGAAACAAAAGTTAAAGTTGTATATGGAATccaattatattttaaaactattGTATAGAAATAGTACAATATATCTATGAAAATACTCCCTT
Coding sequences:
- the LOC4332323 gene encoding phosphatidylinositol 4-phosphate 5-kinase 1 is translated as MPPQQGECCRHGWLGVGEAAVGGGGEEPFYVPLRKRLSVDGKASTAPRICIWECDGEAGDITCDIVAAPLRRSCSAKAMPPPAPLFRMMTPPPPRPQRGDGEEARRPGEAIRKGHRSYSLMLNLQLGISYSVGKSSALPFQKLAASDFDPREKVWTRFPPEGSKFTPPHHSVDFRWKDYCPAVFRHLRKLFGVDPAEYMLAICGNDTLRELASPGKSGSCFFITQDDRFMIKTVKKSEVKVLIRMLRSYYEHVRQYKSTLLTRFYGTHCIKQAGCPKVRFIIMGNFCCSEYKIHRRFDLKGSSHGRTIDKTERKIDETTTLKDLDLQYAFRLQRFWYEELMKQIQMDCTFLETQGIMDYSLLLGVHFRNDYSVSKIGISQHIAFPKSTGKRKSFEGGSSFCELCFVESGCKDRDLIDSRKPFIQLGINMPAQAERSSKKILDNFLLNERHLFITPPSGGSCDVYLFFGIIDILQDYDITKKLEHAYKSFQVNPDYISAVDPKLYSRRFQDFIRRVFIKEQ